In Streptomyces sp. NBC_00704, a genomic segment contains:
- a CDS encoding CE1759 family FMN reductase, producing MRLVVVSAGLSVPSSTRLLADRLTQAVRRRAPVDVRVVELRDLAVEIAHHLTNGFPAGKLAAALDAVAAADGLVVVTPVFSASYSGLFKSFFDVMDQEALAGKPVLIAATGGSARHSLVLEHALRPLFSYLRAVVVPTAVYAASEDWGAQGLPERIERAAGELVPLMTALSAAPAATSAPEQSEQTGQTAAGPQEEPGRAVAGPEKNGTGGFTVVPFAEQLAALSAR from the coding sequence ATGAGGCTCGTCGTCGTCTCGGCGGGGCTGAGCGTCCCGTCGTCGACCCGGCTGCTGGCCGACCGGCTCACCCAGGCGGTGCGGCGGCGCGCGCCCGTCGACGTCCGGGTCGTGGAACTGCGCGACCTCGCGGTCGAGATCGCGCACCACCTCACCAACGGCTTCCCGGCCGGGAAGCTGGCCGCCGCGCTGGACGCCGTCGCGGCGGCGGACGGCCTGGTCGTCGTGACGCCGGTGTTCTCCGCCTCCTACAGCGGCCTGTTCAAGTCGTTCTTCGACGTGATGGACCAGGAGGCGCTGGCCGGCAAGCCGGTGCTGATCGCCGCGACCGGCGGCAGCGCCCGCCATTCGCTCGTGCTGGAGCACGCGCTGCGGCCGCTCTTCTCCTACCTGCGCGCCGTGGTCGTCCCGACCGCCGTGTACGCGGCCTCGGAGGACTGGGGCGCGCAGGGCCTGCCCGAGCGGATCGAGCGGGCGGCGGGGGAGCTGGTCCCGCTGATGACCGCCCTGTCCGCGGCGCCCGCGGCGACGTCCGCCCCGGAGCAGTCGGAGCAGACGGGGCAGACGGCGGCCGGACCGCAGGAGGAGCCGGGGCGGGCGGTGGCCGGACCGGAGAAGAACGGCACGGGCGGGTTCACGGTGGTGCCGTTCGCCGAACAGCTGGCGGCGCTGTCCGCACGGTGA
- a CDS encoding response regulator transcription factor, with protein sequence MPPTVLLAEDDRAIRHALERALALEGYRVTAVADGVEALAQAHRNPPDILVLDVMMPGIDGLQVCRVLRAEGDRTPILMLTALVETADRIAGLDAGADDYVVKPFDVEEVFARLRALLRRTGAETVPPAPPEPPRPSPERYVEAAGLRMDPQARRAWRSGRELELTRTEFELLELLVRNAGIVLDHSTIYDRIWGYDFGPGSKNLAVYVGYLRRKLDQPGAPQLIHTVRGVGYVLRED encoded by the coding sequence GTGCCTCCCACCGTTCTGCTCGCCGAAGACGACCGCGCCATCCGCCACGCCCTGGAACGCGCCCTGGCCCTGGAGGGCTACCGGGTCACCGCGGTCGCCGACGGGGTCGAGGCGCTGGCGCAGGCCCACCGGAACCCGCCGGACATCCTCGTCCTCGACGTCATGATGCCCGGGATCGACGGACTCCAGGTCTGCCGCGTGCTGCGCGCCGAGGGCGACCGCACCCCCATCCTGATGCTGACCGCACTGGTGGAGACCGCCGACCGGATCGCGGGACTGGACGCGGGCGCCGACGACTACGTCGTCAAACCCTTCGACGTCGAGGAGGTCTTCGCCCGGCTGCGGGCGCTGCTGCGCCGCACCGGCGCCGAGACCGTGCCGCCCGCCCCGCCGGAGCCGCCGCGGCCGTCGCCCGAGCGCTACGTCGAGGCGGCCGGACTGCGGATGGACCCGCAGGCGCGGCGGGCGTGGCGTAGCGGGCGGGAGCTGGAGCTGACCCGGACCGAGTTCGAGCTGCTCGAACTGCTGGTGCGCAACGCCGGGATCGTGCTGGACCACTCCACGATCTACGACCGCATCTGGGGCTACGACTTCGGTCCCGGTTCCAAGAACCTCGCCGTCTACGTCGGCTATCTGCGCCGCAAGCTCGACCAGCCGGGAGCCCCGCAGCTGATCCACACCGTGCGCGGGGTGGGTTACGTGCTGCGGGAGGACTGA
- a CDS encoding TIGR03943 family putative permease subunit, with translation MRRFAQVGLLALAGLGLLRTSLLTDEYLRFVKEGMRPLLIVSGVLLIGLAAAEARPGRRHGGDAHAHGDDHGSPGSGSGSGSGSGDDHDPGPAGAHGRADGHADGDGDGRKAGDGDGGHGHGHDHSRVPRVAWLLFLPVLSLLFYAPPALGSYTASREPAKAVAVQEDDFDPLPRETPLPITLTGFTQRVQQDRSRAIRGRTLRMTGFVTSAGGGGWYLTRIVISCCAADSTTLKVRVYGVAAPETDTWVTVDGTWHPGGTLGTPSAAVAVDARAVTAVAKPSNAYMDAVPLTG, from the coding sequence GTGAGGCGGTTCGCGCAGGTGGGGCTGCTGGCGCTGGCGGGGCTGGGACTGCTGCGCACCTCGCTCCTCACGGACGAGTACCTGCGGTTCGTGAAGGAGGGCATGCGGCCGCTGCTGATCGTCTCGGGGGTACTGCTGATCGGCCTGGCGGCGGCGGAGGCCCGGCCCGGCCGTCGCCACGGCGGCGACGCGCACGCCCACGGCGACGACCACGGCAGCCCCGGCTCGGGGTCCGGCTCGGGCTCCGGCTCGGGGGACGATCACGATCCCGGCCCCGCCGGCGCGCACGGCCGTGCCGACGGCCACGCCGACGGCGACGGTGACGGCCGGAAGGCGGGGGACGGCGACGGGGGCCACGGGCACGGGCACGACCACTCCCGGGTGCCTCGGGTGGCGTGGCTGCTGTTCCTTCCCGTGCTCAGCCTGCTGTTCTACGCGCCGCCCGCCCTCGGCTCGTACACCGCGTCGAGGGAGCCCGCCAAGGCCGTCGCCGTGCAGGAGGACGACTTCGATCCGTTGCCGCGGGAGACGCCGCTGCCGATCACGCTCACCGGGTTCACCCAGCGCGTGCAGCAGGACCGTTCGCGGGCGATCCGGGGGCGCACGCTGCGGATGACCGGGTTCGTGACGTCCGCCGGCGGGGGCGGCTGGTACCTCACCCGGATCGTCATCAGCTGCTGCGCGGCGGACTCGACCACGCTGAAGGTGCGGGTGTACGGGGTGGCGGCGCCGGAGACCGACACCTGGGTGACCGTCGACGGGACCTGGCATCCGGGCGGGACGCTGGGGACGCCGTCGGCGGCGGTGGCGGTGGACGCGCGCGCGGTGACGGCGGTGGCCAAGCCGTCCAACGCGTACATGGACGCCGTCCCGCTCACCGGCTGA
- a CDS encoding SDR family NAD(P)-dependent oxidoreductase, protein MATAAPSAASRIAVVTGASSGIGAATARQLAAAGYRVVLTARRKDRVEALAEEITQAGGSAAAYQLDVTDRAAVDEFATAFKTIGVLVNNAGGALGADPVATGDPADWRTMYETNVLGTLNVTQALLPKLDASGDGVVVVVSSTAGHGTYEGGGGYVAAKHGAHVLAETLRLEIVGRPVRVVEIAPGMVRTEEFALTRFGGDEERAAKVYEGVAEPLTASDVAETIVWAVTRPSHVNVDLLVLRPRAQASNTKVHRER, encoded by the coding sequence ATGGCCACCGCCGCACCGTCCGCCGCCTCCCGCATCGCCGTCGTCACCGGTGCGAGCAGCGGGATCGGGGCCGCGACCGCCCGGCAGCTCGCCGCGGCCGGTTACCGGGTCGTCCTGACGGCCCGCCGCAAGGACCGCGTCGAGGCCCTCGCCGAGGAGATCACGCAGGCCGGCGGCTCGGCGGCCGCCTACCAGCTGGACGTCACCGACCGGGCCGCGGTCGACGAGTTCGCGACGGCCTTCAAGACGATCGGCGTGCTGGTGAACAACGCGGGCGGCGCGCTCGGCGCCGACCCCGTCGCCACCGGCGACCCCGCCGACTGGCGCACCATGTACGAGACGAACGTCCTCGGCACCCTCAACGTCACCCAGGCCCTCCTGCCCAAGCTCGACGCGAGCGGCGACGGCGTCGTGGTCGTCGTCTCCTCCACCGCGGGCCACGGCACGTACGAGGGCGGCGGGGGTTATGTCGCCGCCAAGCACGGCGCGCACGTCCTGGCCGAGACGCTCCGCCTGGAGATCGTCGGCCGCCCGGTCCGGGTCGTCGAGATCGCCCCCGGCATGGTCAGGACGGAGGAGTTCGCCCTCACCCGCTTCGGCGGCGACGAGGAGCGGGCGGCCAAGGTCTACGAAGGCGTCGCCGAACCCCTCACCGCCTCCGACGTCGCCGAGACCATCGTCTGGGCCGTCACCCGCCCCAGCCACGTCAACGTCGACCTCCTCGTCCTGCGCCCCCGCGCCCAGGCGTCGAACACCAAGGTCCACCGGGAACGCTGA
- a CDS encoding MarR family winged helix-turn-helix transcriptional regulator produces MSGNARSRLLDELSVVSRRYMAAYALFNQALADRLGLHPTDLQCLNLLVLEHGPVTTGRVAELTGLTTGSATRLVDRLEKAGYVVRERDARDRRRVLVATVPERTAEFTRMWERLGGDWMPLFEDLADAELAVIVRHMRRTVEFGAEHIVRLRKGRV; encoded by the coding sequence ATGTCCGGGAACGCGCGGTCGCGGCTGCTGGACGAGCTGTCCGTGGTCTCCCGCCGGTACATGGCCGCCTACGCCCTGTTCAACCAGGCGCTCGCGGACCGTCTCGGGCTGCATCCCACGGACCTGCAATGTCTGAACTTGCTGGTTCTGGAGCACGGGCCGGTGACGACGGGCCGGGTCGCCGAGCTGACGGGGCTGACCACCGGGTCGGCGACCCGTCTGGTGGACCGGCTGGAGAAGGCGGGCTACGTGGTCCGGGAGCGGGACGCGCGGGACCGGCGGCGGGTGCTGGTGGCGACGGTGCCGGAGCGGACCGCGGAGTTCACGCGGATGTGGGAGCGGCTGGGCGGCGACTGGATGCCGCTCTTCGAGGATCTCGCGGACGCCGAACTCGCCGTGATCGTCCGGCACATGCGGCGGACGGTGGAGTTCGGCGCGGAGCACATCGTGCGGTTGCGGAAGGGCCGGGTCTAG
- a CDS encoding RtcB family protein, whose amino-acid sequence MSYVEMPGAKVPIRMWADPGSVEEGALQQLRNVATLPWIKGLAVMPDVHYGKGATVGSVIAMHGAVCPAAVGVDIGCGMSAVKTSLTANDLPGDLSRLRSKIEQAIPVGRGMHDTPVEPGRFHSLATGGWDDFWGRFDGIAEAVKFRAERAAKQMGTLGSGNHFVEVCTDTTGSVWLMLHSGSRNIGKELAEFHIGVAQKLPHNQGLVDRDLAVFVADTPQMAAYRNDLFWAQEYARYNRTLMMALLKDVVRKEFRKAKPAFEQEISAHHNYVAEERYDGMDLLVTRKGAIRAGSGEYGIIPGSMGTGSYIVKGLGNEKSFNSASHGAGRRMSRTAAKRRFSTKDLEDQTRGVECRKDSGVVDEIPGAYKNIDQVMDQQRDLVQVVAKLKQVVCVKG is encoded by the coding sequence ATGTCGTACGTGGAGATGCCGGGTGCGAAGGTACCCATCCGCATGTGGGCCGATCCGGGGTCGGTCGAGGAGGGCGCGCTCCAGCAGCTGCGCAACGTGGCGACCCTGCCGTGGATCAAGGGTCTCGCGGTCATGCCGGACGTCCACTACGGCAAGGGCGCGACCGTCGGCTCGGTCATCGCGATGCACGGTGCGGTCTGCCCGGCGGCGGTGGGGGTCGACATCGGGTGCGGGATGTCCGCGGTGAAGACGTCGCTGACCGCGAACGACCTGCCCGGCGACCTGTCCCGGCTGCGCTCGAAGATCGAGCAGGCGATCCCGGTGGGCCGGGGCATGCACGACACCCCGGTCGAACCGGGCCGCTTCCACAGTCTGGCCACCGGGGGCTGGGACGACTTCTGGGGGCGGTTCGACGGGATCGCCGAAGCGGTCAAGTTCCGTGCGGAACGCGCCGCAAAGCAAATGGGAACGCTCGGATCAGGAAATCACTTCGTCGAAGTGTGCACGGACACGACCGGTTCTGTGTGGTTGATGCTGCATTCCGGTTCTCGCAACATCGGCAAGGAACTCGCCGAGTTCCACATCGGGGTGGCGCAGAAGCTGCCGCACAACCAGGGTCTGGTCGACCGCGACCTCGCCGTCTTCGTCGCGGACACCCCGCAGATGGCGGCCTACCGCAACGACCTGTTCTGGGCGCAGGAGTACGCCCGGTACAACCGCACGCTGATGATGGCGCTCCTGAAGGACGTGGTCCGCAAGGAGTTCAGGAAGGCGAAGCCGGCCTTCGAGCAGGAGATCAGCGCGCACCACAACTACGTGGCCGAGGAGCGCTACGACGGGATGGACCTGCTCGTCACCCGCAAGGGCGCGATCCGGGCGGGCTCCGGCGAGTACGGCATCATCCCGGGGTCGATGGGGACGGGCTCGTACATCGTGAAGGGCCTCGGCAACGAGAAGTCGTTCAACTCGGCCTCGCACGGCGCGGGTCGGCGCATGAGCCGCACCGCCGCCAAGCGTCGCTTCTCGACGAAGGACCTGGAGGACCAGACACGGGGTGTCGAGTGCCGTAAGGACTCCGGTGTGGTCGACGAGATCCCCGGCGCCTACAAGAACATCGACCAGGTGATGGACCAGCAGCGGGATCTCGTGCAGGTCGTGGCGAAGCTGAAGCAGGTCGTCTGCGTGAAGGGCTGA
- a CDS encoding LLM class flavin-dependent oxidoreductase, producing the protein MQFGIFTVGDVTPDPTTGRTPTERERIKAMVAIALKAEEVGLDVFATGEHHNPPFVPSSPTTMLGYIAARTEKLVLSTSTTLITTNDPVKIAEDFAMLQHLADGRVDLMMGRGNTGPVYPWFGQDIREGINLAIENYALLRRLWREDVVDWEGTFRTPLQGFTSTPRPLDDVPPFVWHGSIRSPEIAEQAAFYGDGFFHNNIFWPADHTRRMVELYRARYAHYGHGTPEQAIVGLGGQVFMRKNSQDAVREFRPYFDNAPVYGHGPSLEDFTDQTPLTVGTPEQVIEKTLKFREYAGDYQRQLFLLDHAGLPLKTVLEQLDLLGEEVVPVLRREFAAGRPAGVPDAPTHPSLLARKEAQDKTRDEVQDEAQDQDQAPEKAAQEKKEAVA; encoded by the coding sequence ATGCAGTTCGGGATCTTCACGGTGGGCGACGTCACGCCGGACCCGACGACGGGCCGTACGCCGACCGAGCGCGAGCGGATCAAGGCCATGGTCGCCATCGCGCTGAAGGCCGAGGAGGTCGGCCTCGACGTCTTCGCCACCGGCGAGCACCACAACCCGCCGTTCGTGCCCTCGTCCCCGACGACGATGCTCGGCTACATCGCCGCCCGGACGGAGAAACTGGTCCTCTCCACCTCCACCACCCTGATCACCACCAACGACCCGGTGAAGATCGCGGAGGACTTCGCGATGCTCCAGCACCTGGCCGACGGACGCGTGGACCTCATGATGGGACGCGGCAACACCGGCCCGGTCTACCCCTGGTTCGGGCAGGACATCCGCGAGGGCATCAACCTCGCCATCGAGAACTACGCCCTGCTGCGCAGGCTGTGGCGCGAGGACGTCGTCGACTGGGAGGGCACGTTCCGCACGCCCCTCCAGGGCTTCACCTCCACACCCCGCCCGCTGGACGACGTGCCGCCGTTCGTCTGGCACGGCTCCATCCGCTCGCCCGAGATCGCCGAGCAGGCCGCCTTCTACGGCGACGGGTTCTTCCACAACAACATCTTCTGGCCCGCCGACCACACCCGGCGGATGGTCGAGCTGTACCGGGCCCGGTACGCGCACTACGGGCACGGCACGCCCGAGCAGGCGATCGTCGGCCTCGGCGGCCAGGTGTTCATGCGGAAGAACTCGCAGGACGCGGTGCGCGAGTTCCGGCCGTACTTCGACAACGCGCCGGTCTACGGTCACGGGCCGTCCCTGGAGGACTTCACCGACCAGACCCCGCTGACCGTCGGCACGCCGGAGCAGGTGATCGAGAAGACGCTGAAGTTCCGCGAGTACGCGGGCGACTACCAGCGCCAGCTCTTCCTGCTCGACCACGCGGGACTGCCGCTGAAGACCGTGCTGGAGCAGCTCGACCTGCTCGGCGAGGAGGTCGTCCCGGTGCTGCGCAGGGAGTTCGCCGCGGGCCGGCCGGCCGGCGTGCCGGACGCGCCCACCCACCCGTCGCTGCTCGCGCGCAAGGAAGCCCAGGACAAGACGCGGGACGAGGTGCAGGACGAGGCCCAGGACCAGGACCAGGCCCCGGAGAAGGCTGCTCAGGAGAAGAAGGAGGCCGTGGCATGA
- a CDS encoding GNAT family N-acetyltransferase, with protein sequence MDRHIPFESLRNFRDLGGYPAAAGLRVRPGLLFRSDSLGRLRPGTPDWDRFLALGIGTVVDLRHPWEAEAAGRVPRHDSFAYHNLSIEHRPYDQAAAAPDVDPGPFLCARYLEVAEDGVEEIAAALRLVAEARDGLVFHCASGKDRTGQLAALVLALLGVPDETIVEDYTLTELASRALLDDWRARNDGRTPLWPGFGRAPEAVMRLFLQALRDRHGSVEAYVTHTLGLDAEALSAALRDRLLEPLPTAWPDPVHRRAAPEDAPLLVRLRDTAALWQLARGIDQWRPGEKDEAHFVDRMREGEVWLTYTGTTPAGAFELWWDDPAAWGPRPPDAGYIHRLMTAPHTAPPGTGRRMLAHAESRVAAAGRPYARLDCLSSNPRLRGYYEAAGYTVVGEQRAKQGGQGSPYAVTLLEKRLG encoded by the coding sequence GTGGACAGACACATACCGTTCGAGAGCCTGCGCAACTTCCGCGACCTGGGGGGATACCCGGCCGCAGCCGGGCTCCGGGTCCGGCCGGGCCTGCTGTTCCGCTCGGACTCCCTCGGCAGGCTCCGGCCGGGCACCCCCGACTGGGACCGCTTCCTCGCGCTGGGCATCGGCACGGTCGTCGACCTGCGTCATCCCTGGGAGGCGGAGGCCGCGGGCCGCGTCCCGCGGCACGACTCCTTCGCCTACCACAACCTCAGCATCGAGCACCGCCCCTACGACCAGGCCGCCGCGGCACCCGACGTGGACCCCGGCCCCTTCCTCTGCGCCCGCTACCTGGAAGTGGCCGAGGACGGCGTCGAGGAGATCGCGGCGGCGCTGCGTCTGGTGGCCGAGGCGCGGGACGGCCTGGTGTTCCACTGCGCCTCCGGCAAGGACCGCACCGGCCAGCTCGCCGCCCTGGTCCTCGCCCTCCTCGGCGTCCCGGACGAGACGATCGTCGAGGACTACACCCTGACCGAACTGGCGAGCCGCGCCCTGCTGGACGACTGGCGGGCCCGCAACGACGGCCGCACCCCCCTGTGGCCGGGCTTCGGCCGCGCCCCCGAGGCCGTGATGCGCCTGTTCCTCCAGGCCCTGCGCGACCGCCACGGCTCCGTCGAGGCGTACGTGACGCACACCCTGGGCCTCGACGCGGAGGCCCTGTCCGCCGCCCTGCGCGACCGGCTCCTGGAACCCCTCCCGACCGCCTGGCCCGACCCGGTCCACCGCAGAGCCGCCCCCGAGGACGCCCCGCTCCTGGTCCGGCTGCGCGACACGGCCGCCCTGTGGCAGCTGGCCCGCGGCATCGACCAGTGGCGGCCCGGCGAGAAGGACGAGGCCCACTTCGTGGACCGGATGCGCGAGGGAGAGGTCTGGCTGACGTACACGGGCACGACGCCGGCCGGCGCCTTCGAACTGTGGTGGGACGACCCGGCGGCCTGGGGACCCCGCCCGCCGGACGCCGGCTACATCCACCGCCTGATGACGGCCCCCCACACCGCCCCGCCCGGCACGGGCCGCAGGATGCTGGCACACGCCGAGTCCCGCGTCGCCGCCGCCGGCCGCCCCTACGCCCGCCTGGACTGCCTCTCCTCCAACCCCCGCCTGCGCGGCTACTACGAGGCGGCGGGCTACACGGTCGTCGGCGAACAACGCGCCAAGCAGGGCGGCCAGGGCAGCCCCTACGCGGTCACCCTGCTGGAGAAACGGCTCGGCTGA
- a CDS encoding DUF3558 domain-containing protein, whose amino-acid sequence MQRKAYVPGVVALLAALVAGCTGGSDDGGSTDDANPGEAGTTSAAAQPGRYTTLPEACGVVSRSTLDSLLPGVKQLPDEPQREAAYAGEATLTYDTDRKVGCRWKVESADATDHLLLDFERVVSYDNAVSDDSQAEALFARKVTAADLPAPAVSPSGSASGAAASAAGAGASSGPSGAPSASASSSRAAAGKPSASASPSASSTVTPADLQPRLLDDLGDEAFVDDALGSSGSTAKQRTVTVAFRTSNVIVTIQYEEQPATVGVTPDSEEMQDKARKLAAQLVDSLSS is encoded by the coding sequence GTGCAGCGGAAGGCGTACGTACCCGGCGTCGTGGCGCTCCTCGCCGCGCTGGTGGCCGGCTGCACCGGCGGTTCGGACGACGGCGGTTCGACGGACGACGCCAATCCGGGCGAGGCCGGCACGACCTCGGCGGCCGCCCAGCCGGGCCGGTACACCACGCTGCCGGAGGCGTGCGGCGTGGTGAGCCGGTCCACGCTCGACTCGCTCCTGCCGGGCGTCAAGCAGCTCCCCGACGAGCCGCAGCGCGAGGCGGCCTACGCGGGCGAGGCGACGCTGACCTACGACACGGACCGCAAGGTGGGCTGCCGCTGGAAGGTGGAGTCCGCGGACGCCACCGACCATCTCCTCCTCGACTTCGAGCGGGTCGTCTCCTACGACAACGCGGTCAGCGACGACTCGCAGGCCGAGGCGCTGTTCGCCCGGAAGGTGACGGCGGCCGACCTGCCGGCGCCGGCCGTGTCGCCGAGCGGATCCGCGAGCGGCGCCGCCGCCTCCGCGGCGGGCGCGGGTGCGTCGTCCGGGCCGTCGGGCGCCCCCTCCGCGTCGGCCTCGTCCTCCCGCGCGGCCGCGGGAAAGCCCTCCGCCTCCGCCTCGCCCTCGGCCTCCTCGACCGTGACGCCGGCCGATCTGCAACCCCGGCTCCTGGACGACCTGGGCGACGAGGCGTTCGTCGACGACGCGCTCGGCAGCTCCGGCTCGACGGCCAAGCAGCGGACGGTGACTGTGGCGTTCCGCACGTCCAACGTCATCGTGACCATCCAGTACGAGGAGCAGCCGGCGACCGTCGGCGTGACGCCGGACAGCGAGGAAATGCAGGACAAGGCCCGGAAACTGGCCGCGCAACTGGTCGACTCCCTGTCTTCCTGA
- a CDS encoding permease: MADGVTVAGAVAGERVRGAGGPGGLPRHWPLVLLGAALVPGAVLVLVGRTLEEPAVQAWRTVCLAVTVQALPFLLLGTALSGAINAFVPASVFSRLLPRRAALAVPVAGMAGVVLPGCECASVPVASSLIGRGVTPAAAFAFLLSAPAVNPVVLTATAVAFPGSPEMVLARLAASLVTAAAMGWLWLWLGREEWLRPAVRHSGHRPGHSRRTEFRRGFQHDFLHAGGFLVVGAMAAATFNVAVPRSVLDTFSGSPWLSVLFLAALAIVLAVCSEADAFVAASLSGFSPVARLAFMVVGPMVDLKLIALQAGTFGRAFAVRFSAATAVVAVVCSAVVGGVLL; this comes from the coding sequence GTGGCGGACGGGGTGACGGTCGCGGGCGCGGTGGCGGGCGAGCGGGTGCGGGGCGCCGGTGGGCCGGGCGGGCTGCCGCGGCACTGGCCGCTGGTGCTGCTGGGCGCGGCGCTGGTGCCGGGAGCGGTGCTGGTGCTCGTCGGGCGGACGCTGGAGGAGCCCGCGGTCCAGGCGTGGCGGACGGTGTGTCTGGCGGTGACGGTGCAGGCGCTGCCGTTCCTGTTGCTGGGCACGGCGCTGTCGGGGGCGATCAACGCGTTCGTGCCGGCGAGCGTCTTCAGCCGGCTGCTGCCGAGGCGGGCGGCGCTGGCGGTGCCGGTGGCGGGGATGGCCGGGGTGGTGCTGCCGGGGTGCGAGTGCGCGTCGGTGCCGGTGGCGAGCAGTCTGATCGGGCGCGGGGTGACCCCGGCGGCGGCGTTCGCGTTCCTGCTGTCCGCGCCCGCCGTGAACCCTGTGGTGCTGACGGCGACCGCGGTGGCGTTTCCGGGCAGTCCTGAGATGGTGCTGGCCCGGCTCGCGGCCTCGCTGGTGACGGCGGCGGCGATGGGCTGGCTGTGGCTGTGGCTGGGCCGGGAGGAGTGGCTGCGCCCGGCGGTGCGGCACTCCGGGCACCGTCCGGGGCACAGCCGCCGGACGGAGTTCCGGCGCGGCTTCCAGCACGACTTCCTGCACGCCGGGGGCTTCCTGGTGGTGGGGGCGATGGCGGCGGCGACCTTCAACGTGGCGGTGCCGAGGTCGGTGCTGGACACGTTCTCCGGTTCGCCGTGGCTGTCGGTGCTGTTCCTGGCGGCCCTGGCGATCGTGCTGGCCGTGTGCAGCGAGGCGGACGCGTTCGTGGCGGCGTCGCTCAGCGGGTTCTCGCCGGTGGCGCGGCTGGCGTTCATGGTGGTGGGCCCGATGGTCGACCTGAAGCTGATCGCGTTGCAGGCGGGGACGTTCGGGCGGGCCTTCGCGGTGCGCTTCTCGGCGGCCACGGCGGTGGTCGCGGTGGTGTGCAGCGCGGTGGTCGGAGGGGTGCTGCTGTGA
- a CDS encoding sensor histidine kinase, translating into MRRLRRALSRPRPKLVSLRTTFAVSFAAVTAAVTVLVGVLSYSAAARLVRVDQESVFDEVVQDLRDEVRDHRMAPEDFSSSAPGHDIVRPARTDVQVLGADGSVVDSGSPGLPVVAADRTAAAAPAAGAMTVHKDVDVGSDVYRIATVSLGGGRGAVQVAQEFSDTEDLLRALQQRTLILMTAVVTAAGLFGWWLARRITHRLVILTTAAEDVARTRRLGVQVPVTGHDEVGRLGRAFDRMLGRLAQSEEDQRRLVQDAGHELRTPLTSLRTNISLLRRIDELPPDTRDELVADLTQEARELTDLVNELVDLAAGQSDAEPPRRLDLADVAEEVAGLARRRTGRQVLIRASGDTTVHGRPAMLQRAVSNLVENATKFDRDGRAPVEIAVTGPARPGVVRVEVRDRGPGIAEADLTRVFDRFYRAADARSLPGSGLGLSIVREVALAHGGAPFAFRRAGGGTVIGFTAGGGGLPDRAPDDDRAHDHRAHDHRDHRDRLRP; encoded by the coding sequence CTGCGCCGGCTGCGCCGGGCGCTGTCCCGGCCGCGGCCGAAGCTGGTGTCGCTGCGCACCACGTTCGCGGTGTCCTTCGCGGCCGTGACCGCCGCCGTCACCGTGCTCGTCGGGGTCCTGTCGTACTCGGCGGCCGCCCGGCTGGTGCGGGTCGACCAGGAGTCGGTGTTCGACGAGGTCGTGCAGGACCTGCGGGACGAGGTGCGCGACCACCGGATGGCGCCGGAGGACTTCTCCTCGTCCGCGCCCGGCCACGACATCGTGCGGCCGGCCCGCACGGACGTGCAGGTCCTCGGAGCGGACGGTTCGGTCGTGGACAGCGGCAGCCCCGGACTGCCGGTCGTGGCCGCGGACCGCACGGCCGCGGCCGCGCCGGCGGCCGGCGCGATGACCGTCCACAAGGACGTGGACGTCGGCAGCGACGTCTACCGCATCGCGACGGTCTCGCTGGGCGGCGGCCGGGGCGCGGTGCAGGTGGCGCAGGAGTTCAGCGACACCGAGGACCTGCTGCGGGCGCTCCAGCAGCGCACCCTGATCCTGATGACGGCCGTCGTGACGGCCGCCGGTCTGTTCGGCTGGTGGCTGGCCCGGCGCATCACCCACCGGCTGGTCATCCTCACCACCGCCGCCGAGGACGTCGCCCGCACCCGCCGCCTGGGCGTCCAGGTGCCGGTCACCGGACACGACGAGGTGGGCCGCCTCGGCCGTGCCTTCGACCGCATGCTGGGCCGACTCGCCCAGTCGGAGGAGGACCAGCGGCGGCTCGTCCAGGACGCGGGCCACGAACTGCGCACCCCGCTGACCTCGCTGCGGACGAACATCTCCCTGCTGCGCCGGATCGACGAACTGCCGCCGGACACCCGCGACGAACTGGTCGCCGACCTCACCCAGGAGGCCCGCGAGCTGACCGACCTGGTCAACGAGCTGGTCGATCTCGCGGCCGGCCAGTCGGACGCCGAGCCGCCGCGCAGGCTGGACCTCGCCGACGTCGCGGAGGAGGTCGCGGGCCTGGCCCGGCGCCGCACCGGGCGGCAGGTCCTGATCCGGGCGAGCGGCGACACCACCGTCCACGGGCGGCCGGCGATGCTCCAGCGGGCCGTGTCCAACCTGGTGGAGAACGCCACCAAGTTCGACCGCGACGGCCGCGCGCCGGTCGAGATCGCCGTCACCGGGCCCGCCCGGCCGGGCGTCGTGCGCGTCGAGGTCCGCGACCGGGGGCCCGGCATCGCCGAAGCCGACCTGACCCGCGTCTTCGACCGCTTCTACCGGGCCGCCGACGCCCGCTCCCTGCCGGGCTCCGGCCTCGGCCTGTCGATCGTCCGCGAGGTGGCCCTGGCCCACGGGGGAGCGCCGTTCGCCTTCCGCCGCGCGGGCGGCGGCACGGTGATCGGCTTCACGGCGGGCGGCGGCGGCCTCCCCGACCGCGCGCCGGACGACGACCGCGCCCACGACCACCGCGCCCACGACCACCGCGACCACCGCGACCGCCTCCGCCCCTGA